The Mixophyes fleayi isolate aMixFle1 chromosome 1, aMixFle1.hap1, whole genome shotgun sequence genome includes a region encoding these proteins:
- the LAP3 gene encoding cytosol aminopeptidase, producing MLQPLRAVLQRSVNHGSCRGFSAKSYQRKGLVLGVYEKNKEDDNLVLTHAGDTFDNVVSGKLRDQLTRSGPSLKKGKTRIFYGLHEAFPSVAVVGLGKQSASINHQELWNDSKENIRAAVSAGCRQMQDLEVEQVEVDPCGDAQAAAEGAVLGLFQYDELKQKKKKLVITQQYGSQDKEAWNRGVLYAEGQNLARYLMESPANYITPTKFAEILEQKMGNLGNVKVFTRSKPWIEEQQMGAFLSVAKGSDEPPVFLEIHYTGSPDPKESPLVFVGKGVTFDSGGISLKPSSGMDAMRADMGGAATICSAILTAATLKLPINLIGLAPLCENMPNGRANKPGDVVRAKNGKTIQVDNTDAEGRLLLADALCYAHTFNARAVVNAATLTGAMDVALGSAATGVFTNSSWLWTHLQEASVVTGDRVWRMPLFEHYSKQVTESALADLNNVGKYSRSGGACTAAAFLKEFVTVPHWAHLDIAGVMENKDEIPYLRKGMSGRPTRTLLEFADRLSKDKKPT from the exons ATGCTGCAGCCACTCAGAGCCGTGCTCCAGAGGAGTGTAAACCATGGCAGCTGCCGGGGATTCTCTGCAAAGTCCTATCAGCGAAAG GGGCTCGTTTTGGGTGTGTACGAAAAAAATAAGGAGGATGACAACCTGGTTCTTACCCATGCAGGAGACACATTTGATAATGTCGTTTCGGGGAAACTGCGAGATCAGCTGACCAG ATCTGGCCCTTCACTCAAAAAAGGCAAGACACGAATATTTTATGGGTTACATGAG GCATTTCCCAGCGTGGCAGTGGTGGGCTTGGGTAAACAATCAGCCAGTATTAATCATCAGGAACTTTGGAATGACAGCAAGGAGAACATTAGAGCTGCAGTGTCGG CCGGCTGTAGGCAGATGCAGGATTTGGAGGTGGAACAAGTTGAAGTGGATCCGTGCGGAGATGCACAagcagcagcagagggcgctgttCTAGGGCTATTTCAATATGATGAGCttaagcaaaaaaagaagaaactagTCATTACACAACAGTATGGAAG CCAAGACAAAGAGGCCTGGAACAGAGGAGTATTGTACGCTGAGGGGCAGAACTTGGCTCGGTACTTGATGGAATCCCCAGCAAACTATATAACACCTACAAAGTTTGCTGAGATACTTGAACAGAAGATGGGAAATTTGGGAAATGTTAAGGTGTTCACAAG ATCAAAGCCCTGGATAGAAGAGCAACAGATGGGAGCATTTTTAAGTGTGGCCAAAGGATCTGATGAACCCCCGGTCTTCCTGGAAATCCATTATACCGGCAGTCCTGACCCTAAGGAGTCCCCTCTAGTGTTTGTTGGGAAAGGAGTCACTTTTGACAG TGGGGGGATTTCACTGAAGCCATCCTCTGGAATGGACGCAATGAGAGCAGATATGGGCGGAGCTGCTACCATATGTTCCGCCATCTTGACTGCCGCAACCCTCAAATTACCCATTAATCTCATTG GTCTAGCTCCGCTGTGTGAAAATATGCCTAATGGCCGAGCGAATAAACCCGGGGACGTTGTGAGGGCCAAGAATGGGAAGACGATTCAG GTAGATAACACGGATGCTGAAGGAAGACTGTTATTAGCTGATGCTCTTTGCTACGCACACACGTTCAATGCACGAGCTGTAGTAAATGCAGCAACGCTAACCG GTGCAATGGATGTGGCCCTGGGATCTGCAGCCACCGGAGTGTTCACCAATTCCTCCTGGCTCTGGACTCATCTTCAAGAG GCCAGCGTGGTGACTGGGGATCGTGTCTGGAGAATGCCTCTTTTTGAGCACTACAGTAAACAAGTGACAGAGTCGGCCCTGGCAGACCTTAATAACGTTGGGAAATATAGCAG ATCTGGCGGAGCGTGCACAGCTGCTGCGTTCCTGAAAGAGTTTGTCACCGTTCCACACTGGGCGCACTTAGACATAGCTGGAGTGATGGAAAACAAGGACGAGATTCCGTACTTACGCAAAGGCATGTCGGGGCGACCCACAAGGACTTTATTAGAGTTTGCAGATCGTCTAAGCAAAGACAAGAAGCCCACATAA
- the MED28 gene encoding mediator of RNA polymerase II transcription subunit 28 isoform X1: MASSLSGMFSSQPPGPPPSIQPGASSGLMSTPPGGKNPNNTLVDELESSFEACFASLVSQDYVNGTDQEEIRTERSNIFRSAVQWEGVEQCIQKFLDVARQTECFFLQKRLQLSVQKPEQVIKEDVTELRSELQRKEALIQKHLTKLRSWQQVLEDINGQHKKPSEMAQGPLAYLEQASANIPAPMKQT; the protein is encoded by the exons ATGGCGTCTTCTCTGAGCGGGATGTTCTCTAGTCAGCCGCCCGGTCCTCCACCTTCCATCCAACCTGGGGCCAGCTCCGGTCTCATGTCCACCCCTCCCGGGGGGAAGAACCCCAATAACACGCTGGTGGATGAGCTAGAGTCCTCATTCGAG GCTTGTTTTGCGTCCCTTGTCAGCCAGGATTATGTGAATGGTACAGATCAAGAGGAAATCCGCACTG AAAGATCCAAcatattccgcagtgctgtacaatggGAAG GTGTTGAACAGTGCATTCAGAAGTTCCTGGATGTCGCCAGACAAACTGAATGTTTCTTTTTACAGAAAAGGTTACAGCTGTCTGTGCAAAAGCCTGAGCAAGTTATTAAAGAG GATGTGACAGAGCTGAGAAGTGAGCTGCAGAGGAAGGAAGCGTTAATCCAGAAGCACCTAACTAAGCTGCGGAGCTGGCAGCAGGTTCTAGAGGACATCAATGGTCAGCATAAGAAGCCCAGTGAGATGGCACAGGGACCGCTCGCTTACTTGGAGCAAGCTTCAGCCAATATCCCCGCTCCTATGAAGCAGACGTGA
- the MED28 gene encoding mediator of RNA polymerase II transcription subunit 28 isoform X2 gives MASSLSGMFSSQPPGPPPSIQPGASSGLMSTPPGGKNPNNTLVDELESSFEACFASLVSQDYVNGTDQEEIRTGVEQCIQKFLDVARQTECFFLQKRLQLSVQKPEQVIKEDVTELRSELQRKEALIQKHLTKLRSWQQVLEDINGQHKKPSEMAQGPLAYLEQASANIPAPMKQT, from the exons ATGGCGTCTTCTCTGAGCGGGATGTTCTCTAGTCAGCCGCCCGGTCCTCCACCTTCCATCCAACCTGGGGCCAGCTCCGGTCTCATGTCCACCCCTCCCGGGGGGAAGAACCCCAATAACACGCTGGTGGATGAGCTAGAGTCCTCATTCGAG GCTTGTTTTGCGTCCCTTGTCAGCCAGGATTATGTGAATGGTACAGATCAAGAGGAAATCCGCACTG GTGTTGAACAGTGCATTCAGAAGTTCCTGGATGTCGCCAGACAAACTGAATGTTTCTTTTTACAGAAAAGGTTACAGCTGTCTGTGCAAAAGCCTGAGCAAGTTATTAAAGAG GATGTGACAGAGCTGAGAAGTGAGCTGCAGAGGAAGGAAGCGTTAATCCAGAAGCACCTAACTAAGCTGCGGAGCTGGCAGCAGGTTCTAGAGGACATCAATGGTCAGCATAAGAAGCCCAGTGAGATGGCACAGGGACCGCTCGCTTACTTGGAGCAAGCTTCAGCCAATATCCCCGCTCCTATGAAGCAGACGTGA